A single window of Nicotiana sylvestris chromosome 3, ASM39365v2, whole genome shotgun sequence DNA harbors:
- the LOC104228019 gene encoding protein RKD1: MSTNQENHQDVFSLPIQLPSLEFSGYSGHHAIDYQYDLSIQEFDANPFMEFTLDDPLYSSFYSTPLQCLTPAAGELYYGDLGNGFGLSDELGSGNNQLLLCDKNQEIIITNDHVEEIKKREKDSRQIEEINSTRMLSRETISKYFYMPITQAAKELNIGLTLLKKRCRELGIRRWPHRKLMSLQTLIKNVKELEKGGGSGMEQKLKDVIKLLEEEKKMLEEVPDMELEEKTKRLRQACFKANYKRRKLMSMTELQASFGSYCNSNPAVGIGYGHREEEDDDYDDEEIKSLLADCFSSSSPTLHE; encoded by the exons TGGATATTCAGGACACCACGCTATCGATTATCAGTATGATTTGTCTATTCAAGAATTTGATGCTAATCCCTTCATGGAATTTACTCTCGACGATCCCTTGTATTCATCTTTCTATAGTACACCACTCCAGTGCCTAACACCAG CCGCAGGAGAGTTATATTATGGCGATCTAGGAAATGGTTTTGGATTAAGTGACGAGCTTGGAAGTGGGAACAATCAACTATTGTTATGTGATAAAAATCAAGAGATAATCATAACAAATGATCATGTtgaggaaataaagaaaagagagaaggaTTCAAGGCAAATAGAGGAGATTAATAGTACAAGAATGTTGTCTCGAGAAACCATTTCTAAGTACTTTTATATGCCTATAACACAAGCAGCCAAGGAACTCAATATTGGGTTGACATTATTGAAGAAAAGATGTAGGGAGTTGGGAATTCGAAGGTGGCCTCATCGGAAGTTGATGAGTCTTCAAACACTAATCAAGAATGTTAAG GAACTGGAAAAGGGGGGAGGAAGTGGTATGGAGCAAAAGTTGAAGGATGTGATAAAGCTTTTGGAGGAAGAGAAGAAGATGTTGGAAGAAGTACCAGACATGGAACTTGAGGAGAAAACAAAGAGATTGAGGCAAGCTTGTTTCAAGGCTAACTACAAGAGGAGAAAGCTGATGAGTATGACAGAATTACAGGCTTCCTTCGGCAGTTACTGCAATAGTAATCCAGCTGTTGGTATTGGTTATGGCCATAGGGAGGAGGAAGATGATGATTATGATGATGAAGAGATTAAGTCTCTACTCGCTGACTGTTTCTCTTCAAGTAGCCCAACGCTGCATGAGTGA
- the LOC104227965 gene encoding malate dehydrogenase, chloroplastic isoform X1, whose amino-acid sequence MAYMPLSYCMSYQVLYFSGDRVAAKIWCGMAATSATTFSVGSATSLGCKGSSVSQSKAFSVKFYSKNSLKSFSGLKAATDVSCESESSFLGKESVAVLKQSFTPKAQKENKGYGNCVQPQASYKVAVLGASGGIGQPLSLLVKMSPLVSELNLYDIANVKGVAADLSHCNTPSKVSDFTGASELANCLKGVNVVVIPAGVPRKPGMTRDDLFNINANIVKTLVEAVADNCPDAFIHIISNPVNSTVPIAAEVLKRKGVYDPKKLFGVTTLDVVRANTFVAQKKSLRLIDVDVPVVGGHAGITILPLLSKTKPSTTFTDEEVQELTVRIQNAGTEVVEAKAGAGSATLSMAYAAARFVESSLRALDGDSDVYECAFVQSDLTELPFFASRVKLGKNGVEALIPSDLQGLTEYEQKALDALKPELKSSIEKGIGFVQKEPVAA is encoded by the exons ATGGCATATATGCCTTTGTCATATTGTATGAGCTACCAAGTCCTCTATTTTAGTGGCGACAGGGTGGCGGCAAAGATAT GGTGCGGAATGGCAGCAACATCAGCAACTACTTTCTCAGTTGGCTCAGCCACATCTCTTGGCTGCAAAGGAAGCTCAGTATCTCAATCAAAAGCCTTTAGTGTGAAATTCTACTCCAAAAACAGCCTTAAAAGTTTCAGCGGTTTGAAGGCTGCCACAGATGTAAGCTGTGAATCAGAATCGtcctttttaggaaaagaaagtgtTGCTGTCCTTAAACAATCTTTTACTCCAAAGGCTCAAAAAGAAAACAAGGGATATGGGAACTGTGTTCAGCCTCAAGCATCTTACAAAGTGGCTGTTCTTGGAGCCAGCGGCGGTATAGGCCAGCCACTGTCTCTTCTGGTCAAGATGTCACCATTAGTTTCAGAGCTGAACCTTTATGATATAGCTAATGTTAAAGGAGTTGCGGCTGATCTAAGTCACTGCAACACTCCCTCCAAGGTTTCAGATTTCACTGGAGCTTCTGAATTGGCCAACTGTTTGAAAGGTGTAAATGTGGTGGTCATACCTGCTGGTGTTCCGAGAAAGCCAGGTATGACACGTGATGATCTGTTCAACATTAATGCAAACATTGTGAAGACATTGGTCGAGGCTGTTGCTGATAATTGCCCTGATGCGTTTATCCACATCATTAGCAATCCAGTCAACTCCACAGTGCCAATTGCAGCAGAGGTGTTGAAGCGAAAGGGTGTTTATGATCCTAAAAAACTTTTTGGTGTTACCACCCTAGATGTAGTCAGGGCAAACACATTTGTCGCGCAGAAGAAAAGTTTGAGGCTTATTGACGTAGATGTCCCAGTTGTGGGTGGCCATGCTGGTATCACCATTTTGCCTTTGCTATCAAAGACAAAACCATCCACTACTTTCACTGACGAAGAAGTACAGGAGCTAACTGTGAGGATTCAAAATGCTGGCACAGAAGTTGTGGAGGCAAAGGCTGGTGCAGGGTCTGCTACACTTTCCATGGCGTACGCAGCAGCAAGATTTGTTGAGTCCTCACTCCGCGCACTTGATGGAGATAGTGATGTGTATGAGTGTGCTTTTGTCCAGTCTGACCTAACAGAGCTTCCATTCTTTGCTTCAAGGGTTAAACTAGGAAAGAACGGGGTTGAGGCTTTGATTCCATCTGACCTTCAAGGTTTGACTGAGTATGAACAGAAAGCTCTGGATGCTTTAAAGCCAGAACTGAAATCTAGCATCGAGAAGGGTATAGGTTTCGTTCAGAAGGAACCTGTAGCTGCTTAG
- the LOC104227965 gene encoding malate dehydrogenase, chloroplastic isoform X2 → MAATSATTFSVGSATSLGCKGSSVSQSKAFSVKFYSKNSLKSFSGLKAATDVSCESESSFLGKESVAVLKQSFTPKAQKENKGYGNCVQPQASYKVAVLGASGGIGQPLSLLVKMSPLVSELNLYDIANVKGVAADLSHCNTPSKVSDFTGASELANCLKGVNVVVIPAGVPRKPGMTRDDLFNINANIVKTLVEAVADNCPDAFIHIISNPVNSTVPIAAEVLKRKGVYDPKKLFGVTTLDVVRANTFVAQKKSLRLIDVDVPVVGGHAGITILPLLSKTKPSTTFTDEEVQELTVRIQNAGTEVVEAKAGAGSATLSMAYAAARFVESSLRALDGDSDVYECAFVQSDLTELPFFASRVKLGKNGVEALIPSDLQGLTEYEQKALDALKPELKSSIEKGIGFVQKEPVAA, encoded by the coding sequence ATGGCAGCAACATCAGCAACTACTTTCTCAGTTGGCTCAGCCACATCTCTTGGCTGCAAAGGAAGCTCAGTATCTCAATCAAAAGCCTTTAGTGTGAAATTCTACTCCAAAAACAGCCTTAAAAGTTTCAGCGGTTTGAAGGCTGCCACAGATGTAAGCTGTGAATCAGAATCGtcctttttaggaaaagaaagtgtTGCTGTCCTTAAACAATCTTTTACTCCAAAGGCTCAAAAAGAAAACAAGGGATATGGGAACTGTGTTCAGCCTCAAGCATCTTACAAAGTGGCTGTTCTTGGAGCCAGCGGCGGTATAGGCCAGCCACTGTCTCTTCTGGTCAAGATGTCACCATTAGTTTCAGAGCTGAACCTTTATGATATAGCTAATGTTAAAGGAGTTGCGGCTGATCTAAGTCACTGCAACACTCCCTCCAAGGTTTCAGATTTCACTGGAGCTTCTGAATTGGCCAACTGTTTGAAAGGTGTAAATGTGGTGGTCATACCTGCTGGTGTTCCGAGAAAGCCAGGTATGACACGTGATGATCTGTTCAACATTAATGCAAACATTGTGAAGACATTGGTCGAGGCTGTTGCTGATAATTGCCCTGATGCGTTTATCCACATCATTAGCAATCCAGTCAACTCCACAGTGCCAATTGCAGCAGAGGTGTTGAAGCGAAAGGGTGTTTATGATCCTAAAAAACTTTTTGGTGTTACCACCCTAGATGTAGTCAGGGCAAACACATTTGTCGCGCAGAAGAAAAGTTTGAGGCTTATTGACGTAGATGTCCCAGTTGTGGGTGGCCATGCTGGTATCACCATTTTGCCTTTGCTATCAAAGACAAAACCATCCACTACTTTCACTGACGAAGAAGTACAGGAGCTAACTGTGAGGATTCAAAATGCTGGCACAGAAGTTGTGGAGGCAAAGGCTGGTGCAGGGTCTGCTACACTTTCCATGGCGTACGCAGCAGCAAGATTTGTTGAGTCCTCACTCCGCGCACTTGATGGAGATAGTGATGTGTATGAGTGTGCTTTTGTCCAGTCTGACCTAACAGAGCTTCCATTCTTTGCTTCAAGGGTTAAACTAGGAAAGAACGGGGTTGAGGCTTTGATTCCATCTGACCTTCAAGGTTTGACTGAGTATGAACAGAAAGCTCTGGATGCTTTAAAGCCAGAACTGAAATCTAGCATCGAGAAGGGTATAGGTTTCGTTCAGAAGGAACCTGTAGCTGCTTAG
- the LOC104227982 gene encoding pentatricopeptide repeat-containing protein At3g47530, with amino-acid sequence MREISSRRLSITTFRFLSSLAAVRVDHYHHPQCIHPAPTNSPIHLHTEKPEGLISLINSSSEKSHLLQIHAHLIRKTLFQDPFFFSAFLFRVALPPFHDLTYAFRVFSKSEKPNVFMYNIMIRAYAMSDSPIKGFQLYQGMLRSGVSPNSLTSSFVTNCCIKIGSFFGGIQIQARILRDGHHSDGRLLTTLMDFYSSNEKYSEACKVFDEMSHRDTVAWNVLISCYLRNRRTRDALRLFDMIRSLSECQPDEVTCLLLLQACANLNALAYGEGVHRYCEEHGFDKAINICNALITMYSRCGCIEKAFEVFKGVAKKDVVSWSAMISGLASNGYGRDAIEAFSEMQRSGVSPDDQTFTGVLNACSHSGLLDEGRMFFNRMSEEFGIPPNIHHYGCVVDLMGRAGLVEEAYNLISSMKVKPDATIWRTLLGACRIHRQADLGEQVIEHLIELKAQEAGDYVLLLNIYSSLGDWDKVINVRKIMKERGIQTTPACSTIEFKGGIHEFVANDFSHPRKTKIYEMLDEINQQLRIAGYVAEPMSELHNVGVEEKQIASSYHSEKLAIAFGVLSTPPGTSIRVAKDLRICVDCHNFAKMLSAVYNREVVIRDRNRFHHFREGLCSCNDYW; translated from the coding sequence ATGAGAGAAATCTCTTCTCGCCGTCTTTCTATAACCACCTTCCGCTTTCTCTCTTCTCTTGCGGCGGTGCGTGTAGACCACTACCACCACCCGCAATGCATTCATCCAGCACCCACAAATTCTCCTATTCACTTGCATACAGAGAAACCCGAAGGTTTGATTTCGTTAATCAATTCATCTTCTGAAAAGTCCCATTTGCTACAAATCCACGCCCACCTCATTCGCAAAACTCTCTTTCAAGATCCATTTTTTTTCTCAGCTTTCTTATTTCGTGTTGCTCTCCCGCCATTCCATGATTTAACTTATGCTTTTCGGGTattttcaaaatctgaaaaaccCAATGTTTTCATGTACAACATCATGATTAGAGCTTATGCAATGAGTGATTCACCCATAAAGGGTTTTCAGTTATATCAAGGAATGTTAAGGTCAGGTGTGTCACCGAATTCGCTGACGTCTTCATTCGTTACGAATTGTTGTATAAAGATTGGGTCTTTCTTTGGTGGGATACAGATTCAGGCTCGAATATTGAGAGATGGGCATCATTCTGATGGACGCCTGCTGACCACATTAATGGATTTTTATTCATCCAATGAGAAGTACAGCGAAGCTTGCAAAGTGTTTGATGAAATGTCTCATAGAGACACAGTAGCTTGGAACGTGTTGATTTCTTGCTATTTGCGTAACCGACGCACTCGGGATGCTTTGCGCTTATTTGATATGATACGGAGCTTGTCTGAGTGTCAACCAGATGAGGTTACTTGTTTGTTGTTACTTCAGGCTTGTGCAAATTTGAATGCATTGGCCTATGGTGAGGGAGTTCATAGATATTGTGAAGAGCATGGATTTGACAAGGCAATCAATATTTGTAATGCACTTATAACTATGTATTCCCGGTGTGGTTGCATTGAAAAGGCTTTTGAGGTGTTTAAGGGAGTGGCCAAGAAAGATGTGGTGTCTTGGAGTGCAATGATTTCGGGGTTGGCAAGCAATGGTTATGGCAGAGATGCAATTGAGGCATTTTCGGAGATGCAAAGATCGGGTGTTTCCCCTGATGATCAGACTTTCACTGGGGTTCTTAATGCTTGCAGTCACTCCGGACTACTTGATGAGGGTAGGATGTTTTTTAATCGAATGAGCGAAGAGTTTGGGATTCCACCAAACATTCATCACTATGGGTGTGTGGTTGATCTAATGGGTCGTGCTGGCTTAGTTGAAGAAGCTTACAACCTTATAAGTTCAATGAAGGTCAAACCTGATGCAACAATATGGAGGACTCTACTAGGAGCTTGTAGAATTCACCGCCAAGCTGATCTTGGAGAACAAGTCATTGAGCATTTGATTGAACTTAAAGCACAAGAAGCCGGAGATTATGTACTGCTGTTGAATATTTATTCATCGCTTGGTGATTGGGATAAGGTAATAAACGTGAGAAAAATAATGAAAGAGAGGGGAATCCAAACCACCCCTGCTTGTAGTACCATAGAGTTCAAGGGGGGAATACATGAATTCGTTGCAAATGACTTTTCCCATCCAAGAAAGACTAAGATTTATGAGATGTTGGACGAGATCAATCAGCAACTGAGGATAGCAGGATACGTTGCTGAGCCAATGTCAGAGTTGCACAATGTGGGTGTGGAAGAGAAGCAGATTGCATCATCTTATCACAGTGAGAAATTGGCTATTGCTTTTGGGGTTCTATCAACTCCACCCGGCACGTCAATAAGAGTTGCAAAAGACCTCCGAATTTGTGTTGACTGCCATAATTTTGCCAAGATGTTGTCAGCAGTCTATAATAGGGAAGTTGTTATTAGAGATCGTAACCGCTTCCATCATTTCAGAGAAGGACTATGTTCTTGCAATGACTATTGGTAA